One stretch of Tenrec ecaudatus isolate mTenEca1 chromosome 18, mTenEca1.hap1, whole genome shotgun sequence DNA includes these proteins:
- the LOC142432346 gene encoding uncharacterized protein LOC142432346: MEAVTFKDVAVVFSEEELGLLDPAQKELYQDVMVENFRNLVSVGGKIPKQMETLPQAEIKEESSSFHIWQQIPSDLTRCQDSVTHRSEFCKQGGSSSPVVGGLCIIPKGRKPHKSNESGKTSKYVSSSDLPQYSHSEAKPFTCGECGKGFRYFSRLRNHQSVHMGKNRYKRDECGKEFSQSSHLQSHLSIHAAKKPYKCEECGKCFRHRATLNVHCKGHKGTKPYNCEECGRAFLYPSHFQAHQRIHTGERPFTCDVCGRNFCRRAALSTHAMVHTGEKPYKCEECGKAFARNSYLYIHQRIHTGERPYKCEECGKGFIQHFQFQAHQRVHTGERPYVCNICGKGFIYSSILRSHQRVHSEKKPYKCEECGKTFKTKSHCQVHMVVHTGDKPYKCDVCGKGFSQSAYIRIHQMVHKVEKPFKCEECGQGFNWISKLQVHQVIHTGEKPYKCEECGQGFSRKANLQIHGRIHTGEKPYKCDVCGKVFRQASTLVGHQRIHSGEKPFKCEECGKRFCQKSQLHCHQRVHAKRKALNI; encoded by the exons GAGGCAGTGACGTTCAAGGACGTGGCTGTGGTCTTCAGCGAGGAGGAACTGGGGCTGCTGGACCCCGCCCAGAAGGAGCTGTACCAGGATGTGATGGTGGAGAACTTCCGGAACCTGGTGTCTGTGG GTGGCAAGATCCCCAAACAGATGGAAACTCTTCCACAAGCAGAAATAAAGGAGGAGTCTTCCAGCTTCCATATCTGGCAACAAATCCCAAGTGACTTAACAAGGTGTCAAGATTCCGTGACACATAGATCTGAGTTCTGCAAACAAGGTGGTTCATCCTCCCCAGTTGTAGGAGGACTTTGTATTATTCCCAAAGGAAGGAAACCTCACAAGTCTAACGAGAGTGGAAAAACCTCCAAATATGTTTCCTCCTCTGATCTTCCTCAGTATTCAcactcagaagcaaagccttttACATGTGGTGAGTGTGGGAAAGGCTTCCGTTATTTCTCACGTCTTCGTAATCATCAGAGCGTCCACATGGGAAAGAACCGCTATAAACGTGATGAATGTGGGAAGGAATTCAGTCAGAGCTCACATCTGCAAAGTCATCTAAGCATTCACGCTGCAAAGAAGCCATACAAGTGTGAGGAATGTGGCAAATGCTTCAGGCATAGAGCAACACTTAATGTTCACTGCAAAGGCCACAAAGGCACAAAACCTTATAATTGTGAAGAATGTGGGAGGGCTTTTCTCTATCCTTCACATTTTCAGGCACATCAGAGAATTCACACTGGGGAGAGACCGTTCACGTGTGATGTATGTGGCAGGAACTTTTGTCGCAGAGCAGCACTCAGTACTCACGCCATGGTCCACACAGGAGAGAAACCTTACAAATGTGAggagtgtgggaaagcctttgcTCGTAACTCATACCTTTATATCCATCAGCGGATtcacacaggagaaagaccataTAAGTGTGAAGAATGTGGTAAGGGCTTCATTCAGCATTTTCAATTTCAAGCGCATCAGAGAGTCCACACTGGGGAGAGGCCATACGTATGTAAcatatgtgggaaaggcttcatttACAGTTCAATACTGCGCTCCCATCAGAGAGTTCACTCTGAGAAGAAACCATATAAatgtgaggaatgtgggaagactTTTAAAACCAAAAGTCATTGTCAGGTCCATATGGTAGTTCACACAGGAGATAAACCCTATAAATGTGATGTGTGCGGGAAGGGTTTCAGTCAGAGTGCATATATTAGAATCCATCAGATGGTCCACAAGGTAGAGAAACCTTTCAAGTGTGAGGAGTGTGGGCAAGGCTTCAATTGGATTTCAAAACTTCAAGTCCACCAGGTGATCCATACCGGTGAGAAACCATACAAATGTGAAGAATGTGGCCAGGGCTTCAGTCGTAAAGCCAATCTGCAAATTCATGGTAGAATCCACACTGGAGAAAAACCTTATAAATGTGATGTGTGTGGGAAAGTCTTCAGGCAGGCTTCAACACTTGTGGGCCATCAGAGAATCCACAGTGGAGAGAAGCCATTCAAATGTGAAGAGTGCGGGAAGAGATTTTGTCAGAAATCACAACTCCATTGCCACCAGAGAGTTCATGCTAAGAGAAAAGCTCTAAACATTTGA